A portion of the Cervus elaphus chromosome X, mCerEla1.1, whole genome shotgun sequence genome contains these proteins:
- the LOC122688980 gene encoding melanoma-associated antigen 10-like yields MVPTNELCTSEEDLQGQIQAQGPVEVQLLGVEAEDASTPLASFPPVSSSSAAVVAEILFKRALYVMTTELLEFLLLKYRTKEPIFQAEMLNTVLRDNQANFPVVFRKATQCLQLVFGLDVKEVDHREHIYVTVPTLGLTLNEMQRDGQSMPKAGLLLTALSMIVLAGGRIREEKIWGVLSRMGIFAGIEHCIYGEPKELLTQVWVQVGYLQYRQVPYSHPARYEFLWGPRAYAETSKQQVKDYLRRVNRRGPRFFPPQFAVM; encoded by the coding sequence ATGGTCCCAACGAATGAGCTCTGCACTTCTGAGGAAGACCTTCAGGGCCAAATCCAGGCCCAGGGCCCAGTGGAGGTGCAGCTCCTGGGGGTTGAGGCAGAGGATGCCTCAACCCCTCTGGCCTCCTTCCCTCCAGTCTCATCTTCCTCTGCAGCCGTGGTTGCGGAGATCTTGTTCAAGCGGGCTCTGTATGTGATGACGACTGAATTACTGGAGTTCCTGCTCCTGAAGTATCGCACCAAGGAGCCAATTTTCCAAGCTGAAATGCTGAATACggtcctcagggataaccaggCCAACTTCCCAGTGGTCTTCCGTAAAGCCACACAgtgcctgcagctggtctttggCCTGGATGTGAAAGAGGTGGACCACAGAGAGCACATCTATGTCACggtccccaccctgggcctcacccTCAATGAGATGCAGAGGGATGGGCAGAGCATGCCCAAGGCTGGCCTCCTACTGACGGCCCTGAGCATGATTGTCCTAGCAGGGGGCCGGATCCGTGAGGAGAAGATCTGGGGAGTACTCAGCAGGATGGGGATATTTGCTGGGATAGAGCACTGCATCTATGGGGAGCCCAaggagctgctgacccaagtgtgggtgcaGGTGGGGTACCTGCAGTACCGTCAGGTGCCTTACAGCCACCCTGCTCGTTAcgagttcctgtggggtccccgggcctatgCAGAGACCAGCAAGCAGCAAGTCAAGGACTATCTGCGCAGGGTCAATAGAAGGGGTCCCAGGTTCTTCCCACCCCAGTTTGCAGTCAtgtga